The Candidatus Binatia bacterium genome window below encodes:
- a CDS encoding dienelactone hydrolase family protein yields MATNTQIESVTFLSPETDGAEIGGDLVGVGTTSSPALILIPDVHGISPLYRTLGERLAAAGFRTLVLDIYAREGAPHLADMAQVGEWIANLPDERVLGDVAAARVYLASRADVTESAIGILGFCLGGQYALMAACRLPQITACASFYGMLRYAERSERKPASALDMAPQLSCPLVGLYGADDSLIPTADVSELRDILERGGKEFDLVTYEGAGHAFLNEARPEAYRPEAAADAWERALKLFQKYLS; encoded by the coding sequence TTGGCGACAAACACGCAAATCGAGAGTGTCACGTTCCTGTCCCCGGAGACCGACGGAGCCGAGATCGGAGGCGACCTGGTCGGAGTCGGCACCACTAGCTCTCCCGCCTTGATCCTCATCCCGGATGTACACGGCATCTCGCCCCTGTACCGCACCTTGGGCGAACGACTCGCAGCCGCGGGCTTTCGCACGCTCGTGCTCGACATCTACGCCCGCGAAGGCGCACCGCACCTGGCCGACATGGCGCAGGTGGGTGAGTGGATCGCGAACCTTCCCGATGAACGTGTCCTGGGCGACGTGGCTGCCGCGCGAGTGTATCTCGCGAGCCGTGCCGACGTGACGGAGTCGGCGATCGGCATTCTCGGATTCTGCCTCGGCGGTCAGTACGCCCTGATGGCCGCGTGCCGACTTCCCCAGATCACGGCCTGCGCGAGCTTCTACGGAATGCTGCGCTACGCGGAGCGGTCCGAACGCAAGCCCGCGAGCGCTCTCGACATGGCGCCCCAGCTTTCATGCCCGCTCGTCGGCCTCTACGGAGCGGACGATTCCCTCATCCCGACCGCGGACGTGAGCGAACTGCGCGACATTCTCGAACGCGGCGGGAAGGAATTTGACCTCGTCACTTACGAGGGCGCGGGCCACGCATTTCTGAACGAGGCACGCCCCGAGGCGTACCGTCCGGAGGCCGCCGCGGACGCCTGGGAGCGCGCCTTGAAGCTCTTCCAAAAATACCTTTCCTGA
- a CDS encoding fructose bisphosphate aldolase: MSEKQTQKIQSDGFIAALDQSGGSTPKALGLYGIAETEYSGEDAMFDKVHEMRTRIITSPSFDGTRVMGAILFEGTMDREIKGKPSAQYLWDECNVVPFLKVDKGLADEADGVQLMKPMPGLDATLERAKPKGIYGTKMRSVIKLANPAGVKAIADQQFEVGKQILAAGLMPILEPEIDIKSPQKAEAEALLKADILENLGKLGAGQQVMLKLTLPEEASFYDELVKHPAVLRVVALSGGYSREEANDRLTRSKGIVASFSRALAEGLSANQSDAEFNSTLDTSIESIFQASRT, translated from the coding sequence ATCTCAGAAAAGCAGACCCAGAAGATCCAGTCTGACGGCTTCATTGCGGCTCTGGACCAGAGCGGCGGCAGCACGCCGAAGGCCCTCGGCCTCTATGGCATAGCGGAGACCGAGTACTCGGGAGAAGACGCGATGTTCGACAAGGTCCACGAAATGAGGACTCGTATCATCACGAGCCCGAGCTTCGATGGGACCCGCGTCATGGGCGCCATCCTCTTCGAGGGCACCATGGATCGCGAAATCAAGGGGAAGCCCAGCGCGCAGTACCTCTGGGATGAGTGCAACGTCGTTCCCTTCCTGAAGGTCGACAAGGGCCTTGCGGACGAGGCGGACGGCGTCCAGCTCATGAAGCCGATGCCGGGACTCGACGCGACGCTCGAGCGCGCGAAGCCCAAAGGCATCTACGGCACGAAGATGCGCTCCGTGATCAAGCTGGCCAACCCGGCCGGCGTGAAGGCGATCGCGGATCAGCAGTTTGAGGTCGGAAAGCAGATCCTCGCCGCGGGCCTGATGCCGATTCTCGAGCCGGAGATCGACATCAAGTCGCCACAGAAGGCGGAAGCCGAGGCGCTGCTCAAGGCCGACATTCTCGAGAACCTCGGGAAGCTCGGTGCCGGCCAGCAGGTCATGCTCAAGCTGACGCTGCCGGAAGAGGCGAGCTTCTACGATGAGCTCGTGAAGCACCCGGCGGTGCTGCGCGTCGTTGCCCTGTCGGGTGGCTACAGCCGTGAAGAGGCCAACGATCGTCTCACCCGCAGCAAGGGGATCGTAGCAAGCTTCTCTCGCGCCCTCGCCGAAGGGCTCTCGGCAAACCAGTCGGACGCAGAGTTCAACTCGACTCTGGATACGTCGATCGAGAGCATCTTCCAGGCATCGCGCACCTGA
- the dusB gene encoding tRNA dihydrouridine synthase DusB: MEAGSVKVGPVDISPALVLAPMSGVTDMAFRRLVRECSGDAVGLVVSEFISIEGLTRNDLKTHRMLRYDASERPIAIQIFGSDIDRMAEAAALVQATGVDMVDINCGCPAPKVVKKGGGAELLRRVSHLERLLRQVRRELSVPLTLKIRAGWDEDSINCVEVAQMAEAAGVELVAVHGRTRMQLYHGASDWDLIGEVKRAVDIPVFGSGDVVSVATARKRLERSGVDGLLIGRGAMENPWLFRHIISDRAGETLPAPTVGERLAALRRYRQLLDEVYPTKTTAARLRGMTCRTVKGFPGSAHLREAVTHTRTADELVDVLDQFERHPHVTRRLSGAAA, encoded by the coding sequence ATGGAGGCAGGTTCGGTAAAGGTCGGCCCAGTCGACATCTCGCCTGCACTCGTGCTGGCGCCGATGTCCGGGGTCACCGACATGGCGTTCCGCCGTCTCGTGCGCGAATGCAGCGGCGATGCGGTGGGCCTCGTCGTGAGCGAGTTCATCTCGATAGAGGGCCTGACCCGAAACGATCTAAAGACTCACCGGATGTTGCGCTACGACGCGAGCGAACGCCCGATTGCCATCCAGATCTTCGGCTCGGACATCGATCGGATGGCGGAAGCGGCTGCGCTCGTGCAGGCCACGGGCGTCGACATGGTCGACATCAACTGTGGGTGTCCCGCGCCGAAGGTCGTGAAGAAAGGTGGTGGAGCCGAACTCCTGCGCCGGGTGAGTCACCTCGAACGGCTCTTGCGGCAGGTGCGCCGTGAGCTCTCGGTGCCCCTCACGCTGAAGATCCGCGCGGGTTGGGATGAGGACTCGATCAACTGCGTGGAGGTGGCGCAGATGGCCGAGGCCGCCGGCGTCGAACTCGTCGCGGTGCACGGCCGGACTCGTATGCAGCTCTACCACGGCGCGTCGGATTGGGATCTGATCGGTGAGGTGAAACGCGCCGTCGACATCCCGGTGTTCGGCAGCGGTGACGTCGTCTCGGTCGCAACGGCCAGGAAGCGCCTCGAGCGATCGGGGGTCGACGGGTTGCTGATCGGGCGCGGCGCGATGGAGAACCCGTGGCTCTTCCGCCACATCATCTCGGATCGAGCGGGCGAGACTCTCCCCGCGCCGACCGTCGGAGAGCGGCTCGCTGCCCTGCGCCGCTATCGGCAGCTTCTCGATGAGGTCTATCCAACGAAGACGACCGCGGCGCGGCTTCGCGGCATGACGTGTCGCACCGTGAAGGGTTTCCCCGGGAGTGCGCACCTGCGCGAGGCCGTGACGCACACGCGGACCGCCGACGAGTTGGTCGATGTCCTCGACCAATTCGAGAGACACCCACACGTCACCCGGCGGTTGTCGGGCGCGGCGGCCTGA
- a CDS encoding ferritin-like domain-containing protein, protein MDKILADYRSQIGDFEVIEIDESRVEKIRGELDIAAPLDLHWTWNYGNEVEELAALYERGKKGQWNAETDIQWDTDIPLDEWFLPRQDVLVLPTLLTLMEADEETCKAAAVDEFAFTISQLLHGEQAALQICGQLTNACTTMDAKFYAASQVADEARHVEVLSKLLQRKFGTIYPIGGTLKVLLDKLLQAPTWKTKTLGMQTLFEGVAVGILDIIQKGSTNPLVSDIMRRVKQDEARHAAFGVLTMRRTVKDANEEEMAEMEDFAFNILEALNANQQLDMLNVLGPKYGLEPHAVVEVAMGLPNWAEINSDLFMHTVVPNLARLGLITQRTEGKYRERGIMFGDRFGKGVDEDVRASMI, encoded by the coding sequence ATGGACAAGATTCTTGCGGACTATCGCAGCCAGATTGGGGACTTTGAAGTCATCGAGATCGACGAGTCGCGTGTCGAGAAGATTCGCGGCGAACTCGACATCGCAGCGCCCCTCGATCTCCACTGGACGTGGAACTACGGCAACGAGGTCGAAGAGCTCGCCGCGCTCTACGAGCGGGGCAAGAAGGGGCAGTGGAACGCCGAGACGGACATCCAGTGGGACACCGACATCCCACTCGACGAGTGGTTCCTTCCGCGCCAGGACGTGCTGGTCCTTCCGACGCTTCTCACCCTGATGGAGGCCGACGAAGAGACGTGCAAAGCGGCCGCCGTGGACGAGTTCGCCTTCACGATCTCCCAGCTTTTACACGGAGAGCAGGCCGCGCTGCAGATCTGCGGGCAGCTCACGAACGCGTGCACCACGATGGACGCGAAGTTCTATGCGGCCTCGCAGGTTGCGGATGAAGCACGGCACGTCGAGGTGCTCTCGAAGCTGCTTCAGCGCAAGTTCGGCACGATCTATCCGATCGGCGGTACGCTGAAGGTCCTTCTCGACAAGCTCCTGCAGGCGCCGACCTGGAAGACCAAGACGCTGGGCATGCAGACGCTGTTCGAGGGGGTCGCAGTCGGCATCCTGGACATCATCCAGAAGGGGTCGACCAACCCTCTCGTGAGCGACATCATGCGACGGGTGAAGCAGGACGAGGCTCGGCACGCGGCCTTCGGGGTTCTCACGATGCGCCGCACCGTGAAGGATGCGAACGAAGAAGAGATGGCCGAGATGGAGGACTTCGCGTTCAACATTCTCGAGGCGCTCAATGCCAACCAGCAGCTCGACATGCTGAACGTTCTCGGTCCCAAGTACGGCCTCGAGCCGCATGCCGTCGTCGAGGTGGCGATGGGTCTGCCGAACTGGGCAGAGATCAACAGCGATCTCTTCATGCACACGGTCGTACCGAACCTCGCGCGCCTGGGACTCATCACCCAGCGCACGGAAGGAAAGTACCGTGAGCGTGGCATCATGTTCGGCGATCGGTTTGGCAAGGGTGTCGACGAGGACGTGCGCGCCAGCATGATCTAG